From the genome of Eucalyptus grandis isolate ANBG69807.140 chromosome 2, ASM1654582v1, whole genome shotgun sequence, one region includes:
- the LOC104434977 gene encoding toll/interleukin-1 receptor-like protein, giving the protein MEKGTSSWASSGSSYEVFLNFRGVDTRHGFTDFLYHGMVGAGILVFRDSESLHVGEEIGAELLQAIENFKIYIPIFSANYASSCWCLRELANMVECTLKSNGNKEILPIFLDVEPVDVKLKTNLYNQTLSKRQKTLCSEAESWQKALIAVGKIKGWNLKKDEREASDVNSGMMVVEADGDGD; this is encoded by the exons ATGGAGAAAGGGACGAGTTCATGGGCATCATCCGGATCTTCATACGaggtttttctaaattttcgaGGAGTAGACACCCGTCATGGATTTACCGATTTTCTATACCATGGGATGGTTGGTGCTGGAATCCTTGTCTTTAGGGATAGCGAATCCCTCCATGTTGGCGAAGAAATTGGTGCTGAACTTCTACAAGCAATTGAGAACTTCAAGATTTACATTCCCATATTCTCTGCAAATTATGCTTCAAGTTGCTGGTGCCTCCGAGAGCTTGCGAACATGGTCGAGTGCACATTGAAATCAAATGGGAACAAGGAGATTCTGCCTATTTTCTTGGACGTGGAACCTGTTGATGTCAAGCTGAAAACAAACTTGTATAATCAAACTCTTTCAAAGCGCCAGAAGACGTTGTGCAGTGAAGCAGAGTCATGGCAAAAGGCTCTCATTGCAGTGGGCAAGATAAAAGGATGGAacttgaagaaagatgaaag GGAGGCAAGTGATGTCAACAGTGGCATGATGGTGGTAGAGGCCGACGGTGATGGTGACTAA
- the LOC104430365 gene encoding disease resistance protein RUN1-like: MLDVESDDVKFLAIHGMGGVGKTTLTKVVFNRLSSRFQGCNFLSDVRESSERQGLVHLQKQLLSKFLDCCYIDQISEVDHGIDMIKRVLHNKKVLIVLDDVDENKQLKNLAEKGNWFGFGSRIIITTRYKSVLMIDGEVTSEGPIKCANVLTYEVHEMEFRHALELFSKHAFRRDSPPDDYVDLSEKVVSTLGKLPLALEVTGSSLYGRSKEFWVDTLKKLEKAPSKEVQKTLMITYERLDDAQRQVFLDITCFFVNEDKTYPCYMWEDCEYHPYNAIEILYHMSLIKIKDDNTFWMHDQVRDLGRAIVREENFKEPHKRSRVWNHQEALSILEQKKGSKKIEALSLGSRGIIITPSEVANLQHLRFLNGNEMFLVGDFNNLLSNLRWLSWRWCPFEFVATNFHLVNLIVLDLSHSYVSEKWIGWNQIRVASKLKVLDLNNCNDLMRTPDLSMLVSLERLILEGCRNLIEIDPSIGKLKLLTTLNLNGCHALEGLPYEIGCLDALTEILMPRSSYAFKLPKTIGNLKSLLTLDVSHRWICMLPDSIGGLVKLRRLNLFKCLKIKKLPDSIGQLQSLVELDLSSTSLGHLPDSIGNLKQLTVLRMSHIIGITKLPRAIGLVEKLEELEASGCHHLTGEIPQEIGRLSRLRILDLSFTRISRLPTTVRYLSNLQTLNLESCSKLNELPRLPPSLSCLRWAFDTLKFCGNRTHVLEWDSAYHSSIIPLYEVEELAFGKTRRFWPRLLSSSLREFEVGNMSITPWTDYSLFNNLSTLRLQSCSMSEFLDVIPEEVEPSRMQLEKKRCESILLEMKRLRDLEQSGSFLLEIKHQEI; encoded by the exons ATGTTGGACGTGGAATCTGATGATGTGAAATTTCTCGCAATCCATGGAATGGGAGGTGTTGGCAAAACAACACTAACCAAAGTTGTCTTCAACCGATTGTCTTCTCGGTTCCAAGGCTGCAATTTCCTTTCGGATGTTCGAGAGTCATCAGAACGACAGGGCTTGGTACATTTGCAAAAACAATTGTTATCCAAGTTCCTTGATTGTTGTTATATTGACCAAATTAGTGAAGTGGATCATGGAATCGACATGATTAAGAGGGTGcttcataataaaaaagttcTCATTGTTCTTGACGACGTGGATGAAAACAAGCAGCTGAAAAATTTggcagaaaaaggaaattggtTCGGTTTTGGTAGTCGGATTATCATTACTACTAGATACAAAAGTGTCCTAATGATTGACGGAGAAGTGACAAGTGAAGGTCCTATAAAGTGTGCAAATGTTTTGACTTATGAAGTACATGAAATGGAATTTCGCCATGCTCTTGAGCTTTTCAGTAAGCATGCCTTCAGGAGAGACTCTCCACCCGATGATTATGTCGACCTTTCAGAAAAAGTTGTCTCCACTTTGGGAAagcttcctttagctcttgaagTCACTGGTTCATCCCTTTATGGTAGATCCAAAGAATTTTGGGTAGACACTTTGAAGAAGCTAGAAAAAGCtccttccaaagaagtccaaaaaACATTGAtgataacttatgaaaggttAGATGATGCACAAAGGCAAGTATTTCTAGATAtaacttgtttttttgttaatgaGGATAAAACCTACCCTTGCTACATGTGGGAGGACTGTGAATACCACCCATACAATGCCATTGAAATCCTCTATCACATgtccttgataaaaatcaaagatgaCAATAccttttggatgcatgatcaagtGCGGGACCTCGGAAGGGCAATCGTTCGTGAAGAGAATTTCAAAGAACCTCACAAGCGTAGCCGAGTATGGAATCATCAGGAAGCCTTGAGCATTTTGGAGCAGAAAAAG GGAAGCAAGAAGATAGAAGCACTGTCACTAGGATCTCGTGGAATCATCATAACGCCTAGTGAAGTTGCTAATTTACAACACCTGAGGTTCTTGAATGGGAATGAGATGTTCCTTGTTGGAGACTTCAATAATCTTCTCTCCAAtttaagatggctttcttggcgaTGGTGCCCTTTCGAGTTTGTGGCAACAAACTTTCATCTGGTCAATTTAATCGTTCTTGACCTTTCACACAGCTATGTATCAGAGAAATGGATTGGCTGGAACCAAATTAGA GTGGCAAGTAAACTAAAAGTACTAGATCTCAACAATTGCAACGACTTAATGAGAACGCCTGATTTATCTATGTTGGTGTCCTTAGAGAGATTGATTCTTGAAGGTTGTcgcaatttaattgaaattgacccTTCCATTGGAAAATTAAAGCTCCTCACCACTTTAAACTTGAATGGATGTCACGCTCTTGAAGGGTTGCCTTACGAAATAGGATGTCTAGATGCTTTGACGGAGATTCTCATGCCTCGTTCGTCGTATGCATTCAAACTTCCGAAGACAATTGGTAATTTGAAGTCATTGTTGACCCTTGATGTATCACATAGGTGGATCTGCATGTTGCCAGACTCAATTGGAGGGCTGGTGAAACTTAGGCGGttgaatttatttaagtgtttaAAGATAAAGAAACTTCCAGACTCGATTGGGCAATTACAATCATTAGTCGAGTTGGATTTGTCATCAACAAGTTTGGGACACCTACCTGATTCAATCGGCAATTTAAAGCAATTGACAGTACTTAGGATGAGCCACATAATTGGGATAACAAAATTACCAAGAGCGATTGGGCTAgtggagaagcttgaagagttAGAAGCTAGTGGATGTCACCACTTGACCGGCGAAATCCCTCAAGAAATTGGGAGGTTGTCTCGTTTAAGGATCTTAGACTTGTCATTCACACGTATATCCAGATTACCCACCACTGTGCGTTACCTCTCTAATCTCCAAACACTTAATCTAGAATCATGTTCTAAGCTTAATGAGTTGCCGCGACTTCCCCCAAGTTTGAGTTGTCTAAGGTGGGCCTTTGATACTCTCAAGTTCTGTGGAAATAGGACACATGTGCTGGAGTGGGACTCTGCTTATCACTCTAGCATCATACCCCTATATGAGGTGGAAGAGCTAGCATTTGGCAAAACCCGGCGATTTTGGCCTCGGCTGCTATCTTCTAGTTTAAGAGAGTTTGAAGTTGGAAATATGTCAATTACACCATGGACGGATTATTCCCTTTTCAACAACTTGTCAACCTTGCGATTACAAAGTTGTTCGATGTCAGAATTCCTTGATGTGATCCCTGAGGAGGTCGAGCCCTCCAGAATGCAATTAGAAAAAAAGCGATGCGAATCGATTCTGTTGGAAATGAAAAGATTGAGAGATTTAGAGCAATCGGGATCATTTCTGTTGGAAATAAAACATCAAGAGATTTAG
- the LOC104430347 gene encoding ER membrane protein complex subunit 2: protein MVTKSEEDQLNRLEAQVDNAGGGAWEYLCLVRKLKVRRPDKVLKHGLAILNDSKKRSALGTEEWTLCEQVAVAAMDCQSLDVAKDCIKVLRKRFPDSKRVGRLEGMLLEAKGLWAEAEKAYSSFLEDNPFDQVIHKRRVALAKAQGNITTAIECLNKYLDIFMADHDAWRELAEIYVSLQMYKQAAFCYEELILSQPTNPLHHLAYADVLYTIGGLENLQAAKKYYASTINLTGGKNRRALFGVCLCTSAIGQLSKGRNKEDKDSPELQSLAVAALEKDYKQRAPGKLPLLTSALKSLRVSS, encoded by the exons atggtgacGAAATCGGAGGAGGACCAGCTGAACAGGCTCGAGGCCCAGGTGGACAACGCGGGCGGCGGCGCGTGGGAGTACCTCTGCCTCGTCCGCAAGCTCAAGGTGCGGCGGCCCGACAAGGTCTTGAAGCACGGGCTGGCGATCCTGAACGATTCCAAGAAGCGGTCGGCTCTCGGGACCGAAG AATGGACTCTGTGCGAGCAAGTGGCAGTTGCAGCAATGGACTGCCAATCCCTAGATGTTGCAAAG GACTGTATCAAGGTTTTGCGTAAAAGGTTTCCAGACAGTAAACGAGTGG GGAGGCTTGAGGGTATGTTGCTTGAAGCTAAGGGGCTTTGGGCAGAGGCTGAAAAAGCTTACTCAAGTTTTCTTGAGGATAACCCTTTTGATCAA GTAATACACAAACGGAGGGTTGCTTTGGCAAAAGCCCAAGGCAATATCACTACCGCCATAGAGTGTCTCAACAAATATCTTGATAT ATTCATGGCAGATCATGATGCTTGGAGAGAACTCGCGGAGATATACGTCTCCTTGCAGAT GTATAAGCAGGCAGCATTCTGCTATGAGGAGCTAATCTTATCTCAACCAACAAATCCGTTACATCACCTAGCCTATGCTGAT gTGCTCTACACGATTGGTGGACTAGAGAACCTTCAGGCAGCTAAGAAGTACTATGCATCCACTATAAATTTAACCGGTGGCAAGAATCGAAGAGCACTTTTTGGTGTCTGCCTG TGCACATCTGCCATCGGACAACTTTCTAAAGGACGGAACAAGGAAGATAAAGACAGCCCCGAGCTACAATCGCTGGCAGTGGCGGCTCTGGAGAAGGACTACAAGCAGAGAGCTCCTGGCAAGCTACCACTGCTGACGTCTGCCTTAAAAAGCTTGAGAGTATCTTCGTAA
- the LOC104430336 gene encoding multisubstrate pseudouridine synthase 7, with product MAMKTPEESDVGIACYISDLPGFRGILKQRYADFIVNEVDLEGNIVRLTTLEAPPEPVNVAEKNETNASDQLKRSYDAEIESFRSLAGDSDADLLQSFIAQITSGAEDSLSPIVLSPNSDKIHRTAIHNYFKEKFKFLVTDTIDGPDASTKCIRVRVSSGGQSKGKMSKKRKERGGKPFDSRGSSSWPEHVGKFLRFHLYKENKDTQEALGVIGKMLGIQSRSFGFAGTKDKRAVSTQRVTVFKQYASKLASLNEKLIGIKVGDFCYVKDGLVLGQLLGNRFTVTLRGVIADSEDTIKAAADALGKRGFINYFGLQRFGSGSVPTHNIGAALLRGEWKTAVSMILDPREGEKDVIAIARDYYKESKDIDGTLRRMPRHLVAERAVLQSFKKFPGNYLQALKAIPRTLRMMYVHSYQSYLWNHAASARVQKYGSDQVVVGDMVHHQEHDDENVAEVVSECGNDDSSDAFDHVHLDETSGMDLPAEGHSPVKVLTSEDIASGRYSFDDIVLPMPGSRVIYPNNDVADIYHDLAKKDSISLTESVHNVKEFSITSMTGGYRRVFQKPMDYEWEMLRYSDYSVPLAETDLDKITKSKPLRLVEGNEFVKGNDFVNGNKENDPLDSVISSTCENSVNASISDRDEIHMALKLAFTLPSSSYATMAIRELLKTSTSVAFHKTLNQETCSSLQT from the exons ATGGCGATGAAAACCCCGGAAGAATCCGACGTCGGCATCGCCTGCTACATCTCCGACCTCCCCGGCTTTCGCGGCATCCTCAAGCAAAG GTATGCGGATTTCATTGTCAATGAGGTGGATTTGGAGGGGAATATTGTTCGTCTGACCACATTGGAGGCCCCACCTGAG CCTGTTAATGTCGCGGAGAAGAACGAGACGAATGCTTCCGATCAGCTGAAGAGAAGTTACGATGCGGAGATCGAATCTTTTAGGAGTCTTGCTGGGGACTCTGATGCCGACCTGCTCCAAAGTTTTATTGCACAAATTACGTCTGGTGCTGAAGACAGCCTCTCGCCTATAGTTCTTTCGCCAAATAGCGACAAAATTCATCGCACA GCAattcataattatttcaaaGAGAAATTCAAATTTCTTGTTACCGACACGATTGATGGTCCAGATGCCTCGACAAAGTGCATTCGGGTGAGAGTAAGTTCTGGAGGTCAGTCCAAGGGTAAAATGTCAAAGAAGCGGAAAGAAAGAGGTGGTAAGCCTTTTGATAGCAGAGGTTCAAGTAGCTGGCCTGAACATGTTGGGAAGTTCCTTAG GTTTCATCTTTACAAGGAAAATAAGGATACACAGGAGGCCTTGGGTGTTATAGGAAAGATGCTGGGCATCCAG TCAAGATCATTTGGGTTTGCGGGCACCAAGGACAAGCGAGCTGTTTCAACTCAAAGG GTTACTGTATTCAAGCAATATGCAAGTAAATTAGCATCTCTGAATGAAAAGCTGATCGGTATTAAAGTGGGTGACTTCTG CTATGTGAAGGATGGACTTGTTTTAGGGCAGCTCTTGGGAAATAGATTTACAGTCACGCTACG CGGCGTTATTGCAGATTCAGAGGATACCATCAAAGCAGCTGCAGATGCTTTAGGAAAGCGGGGGTTCATTAACTACTTTGGCTTGCAG CGCTTTGGAAGTGGTTCTGTGCCCACTCACAATATTGGTGCAGCATTACTTCGAGGAGAGTGGAAAACTGCTGTGAGCATGATTCTGGATCCGAGGGAGGGGG AAAAAGATGTGATAGCAATTGCAAGGGATTATTATAAGGAGAGTAAAGACATTGACGGAACTTTGAGGCGAATGCCCCGTCATCTGGTTGCTGAAAGGGCTGTA CTCCAGTCCTTTAAAAAGTTTCCTGGGAACTACTTGCAGGCATTAAAAGCTATACCTAGGACTTTGAGAATGAT GTATGTACATAGTTATCAGAGTTATCTGTGGAACCATGCAGCAAGTGCGAGGGTGCAGAAGTATG GATCAGATCAAGTTGTGGTTGGGGACATGGTACATCATCAAGAACATGATGATGAGAATGTGGCAGAAGTTGTTTCAGAATGTGGAAATGATGACTCTTCTGATGCCTTTGATCACGTTCATTTGGATGAGACATCTGGAATGGATCTTCCAGCAGAAGGTCATTCTCCTGTTAAG GTTTTGACTTCAGAGGATATTGCTTCGGGGAGATATTCATTTGATGATATTGTCCTGCCTATGCCTGG TTCAAGAGTAATATACCCAAATAATGATGTTGCAGACATTTATCATGATTTGGCGAAGAAG GACTCCATCAGCTTGACAGAGAGCGTGCACAATGTCAA GGAATTCTCTATAACCAGTATGACAGGAGGTTACAGGCGGGTTTTTCAGAAACCAATGGACTATGAATG GGAGATGCTAAGATACAGTGATTATAGTGTACCACTGGCTGAGACTGATTTAGACAAAATTACCAAATCCAAGCCTCTCAGGTTAGTTGAAGGGAATGAGTTTGTCAAAGGGAATGACTTCGTCAATGGAAACAAAGAGAATGATCCCTTAGATTCTGTGATCTCATCGACATGTGAGAACAGTGTGAATGCTAGCATCTCTGACAGAGATGAAATTCATATGGCTTTAAAGCTGGCTTTCACGCTTCCATCATCTTCCTATGCAACAATGGCCATAAGAGAGCTGCTGAAGACATCAACATCT GTTGCTTTTCACAAAACATTAAACCAGGAAACATGTTCATCATTGCAAACTTGA
- the LOC104430325 gene encoding mitochondrial import inner membrane translocase subunit TIM23-1, with the protein MSTFGPSSGEPEEGRKTRPYNPYQDLHVPIKNLYDLPTSPEYLFHEEALKPHRSWGENLQYYTGSGYLAGALAGGARGTLDGLRSAEPGDSLKLRVNRVLNSGGQAGRRLGNSLGIVGLIFAGLESGLVHWRGTDDLLNSVAAGLGTGALYKAAAGPRSAAIAGAIGGIAAAAAVAGKQAVKRYVPI; encoded by the exons ATGTCGACCTTCGGTCCGAGCTCCGGCGAGCCGGAGGAGGGCCGGAAGACCCGTCCCTACAACCCGTACCAGGACCTCCACGTCCCGATCAAGAACCTCTACGACCTCCCCACCTCCCCGGAGTACCTCTTCCACGAGGAGGCCCTCAAACCCCACCGCTCCTGGGGCGAGAACCTCCAGTACTACACCGGCTCCGGCTACCTCGCCGgcgccctcgccggcggcgcCCGGGGCACCCTCGACGGGCTCAGGTCCGCCGAGCCCGGCGACTCCCTCAAGCTCCGCGTCAACCGCGTCCTCAACTCCGGGGGCCAGGCCGGCCGGCGGCTCGGGAACTCGCTCGGGATCGTCGGGCTGATCTTCGCCGGCCTGGAGAGCGGGCTGGTCCACTGGAGGGGGACCGACGACTTGTTGAACAGCGTCGCCGCCGGGTTGGGCACGG GTGCACTTTATAAGGCGGCAGCAGGGCCAAGATCAGCAGCAATTGCGGGGGCGATCGGAGGGattgcagcagcagcagcagtcgCTGGGAAGCAGGCAGTGAAAAGATATGTGCCAATATGA